The Sphingopyxis fribergensis genome contains a region encoding:
- a CDS encoding phage tail protein, with translation MATLVLTVVGGIVGGPIGAAFGAAVGQQIDAEIFKPKGREGPRLADLKIQASTYGQQMPQLFGTMRVAGSVIWATDLIERRNKRGGGKGRPSTTEYSYAVSLAIALSSRPISGIGRIWADGNLLRGSSGTFQERCIFRWHDGSEDQAVDPLIASALGIASASAFRGCAYAVFEELELGAFGNRIPSLTFEVEADPAAIDIGIVGNSLLEETARCDGEWPIAGYAASGDRMRDALAPLFEADGMRLHSGPVGWRMAPASLTGAPLALADFREAGRGGAPGDRIEQRRAPLSSLPGSIRLRHYEPERDYQLGQQASQVAGGGVREERIDLPAVLPATSARALAQRLAAAAADGRETLVWRADLAALALTVGHVVALDDGSRWRLAARTVRGSDILLELRRHEPLPAAELSAEPGVPVGAPDWPDAVGTVRLFDLPNIGSPAASAPRLVIAGAGSNGGWRGADCWFVASPGAEPIPVGTVRPAAALGALTEPLGAGSDCLFDLANIIVVQLVNPAMTLESVGDAALLGGANQAMVGGELLQFGVADIVGPGRWRLTRLLRGRAGTESEMTHLAGAPFVLLDDPALLMLPETPSALAEGGAATLGWAPRGGTTLTEIEVPAAGRALRPLAPVHGKVRADGAGGVTIDWVRRSRVDTGWRDHVDQPLGEANEGWRIALVPPVPGIGPWASVSPTLNIGAADLAMLPPGCTIEIRQVGDFALSPPLSLRLI, from the coding sequence ATGGCGACTTTGGTGCTGACGGTGGTCGGCGGGATTGTCGGGGGCCCGATCGGTGCCGCGTTCGGGGCCGCAGTCGGCCAGCAGATCGACGCGGAGATATTCAAACCGAAGGGGCGCGAGGGACCGCGGCTGGCCGATCTGAAGATTCAGGCTTCGACCTATGGCCAGCAAATGCCGCAGCTGTTCGGGACAATGCGCGTCGCAGGCAGTGTGATCTGGGCGACCGACCTGATCGAACGGCGCAATAAACGCGGCGGGGGCAAGGGGCGGCCGTCGACGACCGAATATAGCTATGCCGTGTCGCTGGCGATCGCACTGTCCTCGCGGCCTATCAGTGGAATCGGGCGGATATGGGCCGACGGCAATCTGCTGCGCGGGTCGAGCGGGACGTTCCAGGAACGCTGCATCTTTCGCTGGCATGACGGCAGCGAGGATCAGGCGGTCGATCCGCTGATCGCGTCGGCGCTGGGCATCGCGTCGGCCAGCGCGTTTCGCGGATGCGCCTATGCGGTGTTCGAAGAGCTGGAACTCGGCGCATTCGGCAACCGGATTCCGTCGCTGACCTTTGAAGTCGAGGCCGATCCAGCGGCAATCGATATCGGAATAGTCGGCAATAGTTTGTTGGAGGAAACCGCCCGCTGCGACGGCGAATGGCCCATTGCGGGTTATGCGGCGTCGGGCGATCGGATGCGCGATGCACTCGCGCCGCTGTTCGAGGCGGACGGCATGCGGCTGCATAGCGGGCCGGTCGGATGGCGGATGGCGCCGGCGAGCCTGACTGGGGCGCCGCTGGCGCTGGCCGATTTTCGCGAGGCGGGGCGGGGCGGGGCGCCGGGCGACCGGATCGAGCAACGCCGCGCGCCGTTGTCGTCGCTGCCGGGATCGATCCGGCTGCGGCATTATGAGCCCGAACGCGACTATCAGCTGGGCCAGCAGGCGAGCCAGGTCGCGGGGGGCGGCGTGCGCGAAGAGCGGATCGACTTGCCCGCGGTGTTGCCGGCGACCTCCGCGCGCGCGCTGGCACAGCGGCTTGCCGCCGCCGCGGCCGATGGACGCGAAACCCTGGTCTGGCGTGCCGATCTTGCGGCGCTGGCACTGACGGTCGGGCATGTCGTGGCATTGGATGATGGAAGCCGCTGGCGGCTGGCGGCGCGGACGGTTCGTGGGAGCGACATCTTGCTGGAGTTGAGGCGCCACGAGCCGCTGCCCGCCGCCGAGCTTTCGGCCGAACCGGGCGTTCCGGTCGGCGCCCCCGATTGGCCCGACGCCGTCGGGACGGTTCGCCTGTTCGACCTTCCCAACATCGGAAGTCCGGCGGCATCGGCGCCGCGGTTAGTGATTGCCGGTGCCGGCAGCAACGGCGGCTGGCGCGGCGCAGATTGCTGGTTCGTCGCGTCACCCGGTGCCGAGCCGATCCCGGTCGGCACTGTGCGTCCGGCTGCGGCACTGGGCGCGCTAACCGAGCCGCTCGGGGCCGGGAGCGATTGCCTGTTCGATCTTGCGAACATTATCGTGGTCCAGCTGGTCAATCCGGCGATGACATTGGAATCGGTCGGCGATGCCGCGCTGCTGGGCGGCGCCAACCAGGCGATGGTGGGCGGCGAGCTTCTACAGTTCGGCGTCGCCGATATCGTCGGACCCGGGCGCTGGCGCCTGACGCGATTGCTGCGCGGGCGGGCCGGGACCGAGAGCGAAATGACCCATTTGGCCGGGGCGCCGTTCGTTCTGCTCGATGATCCGGCACTGTTGATGCTGCCCGAGACCCCAAGCGCATTGGCGGAGGGCGGCGCGGCGACCCTCGGATGGGCACCGCGGGGCGGAACGACGCTGACCGAGATTGAGGTGCCGGCGGCCGGCCGGGCGCTGCGCCCACTCGCTCCGGTGCACGGGAAAGTCCGCGCTGATGGAGCCGGCGGCGTGACGATCGACTGGGTCCGACGCAGCCGCGTCGACACGGGGTGGCGCGACCATGTCGATCAGCCGCTTGGTGAAGCAAACGAGGGGTGGCGCATCGCATTGGTGCCACCCGTTCCGGGGATCGGGCCGTGGGCAAGCGTGTCTCCGACTTTGAATATCGGTGCCGCTGACCTCGCGATGCTGCCGCCCGGTTGCACGATCGAGATTCGGCAGGTGGGGGATTTTGCCCTGTCGCCGCCCCTGTCCTTACGATTGATATAA
- a CDS encoding YjhX family toxin, which translates to MLHVLAQGGMIRHRRGQNGHIVEALCFTRDGFVLANTGLSLFNRLRRRGFIGSQNGAPYRITQAGLRAVRAQLDNR; encoded by the coding sequence ATGCTCCATGTGCTGGCGCAAGGCGGCATGATCCGCCATCGGCGCGGCCAAAACGGCCATATCGTCGAAGCATTGTGCTTCACCCGCGATGGCTTCGTCCTCGCGAACACAGGCCTCTCCCTGTTCAACCGGCTGCGACGGCGCGGTTTCATCGGCTCGCAGAACGGCGCGCCGTACCGCATCACGCAGGCAGGCCTTCGCGCGGTGCGTGCGCAACTCGATAATCGGTGA
- a CDS encoding OmpA family protein, translating to MRKLAVALALASTTLASPVLARDNSWYVGVGAGAMLVEDLDLDIGTFNNAGTLDHRAGYDAEGTVGYDFGGFRAEVEVGYREADIKSGRFTTPGIPQSAAGTGAPFTGSADLAGDTNALSFMVNGMLDFGDDDGLQGFVGGGAGIARVSVEPVFAGNFLDDSDTGFAWQAIAGVRAPLSDNIDVGLKYRFFNADNIDLVDQVGRDVSTRFRSHSILGTLTFNFGGAPAPEPVAPPPPPPPPPPPPPPPPPPPVVECAPGPYIVYFDWDQSNITPEAASTLDNAISAYNRGCTGTQVMLAGHADRSGSAKYNVGLSERRNTAVRSYLTARGISDGSISAQGFGESRPAVATADGVRNDQNRRVEITYGPNSGM from the coding sequence ATGAGGAAGCTTGCCGTCGCTCTGGCGTTGGCCTCCACCACCCTTGCGTCGCCTGTTCTGGCGCGTGACAACTCTTGGTATGTTGGTGTGGGTGCAGGCGCAATGCTCGTCGAGGACTTGGATCTCGACATCGGCACGTTCAATAATGCCGGTACGCTTGATCATCGCGCTGGCTACGACGCTGAAGGTACCGTCGGGTATGACTTCGGCGGTTTCCGTGCGGAAGTCGAAGTCGGTTATCGTGAAGCCGACATCAAGTCGGGCCGTTTCACGACTCCGGGTATCCCGCAGTCGGCTGCCGGCACTGGCGCGCCCTTCACGGGCTCTGCTGATCTGGCCGGCGATACGAATGCGCTGAGCTTCATGGTCAACGGCATGCTCGATTTCGGTGACGACGACGGCCTTCAGGGCTTTGTCGGCGGTGGTGCCGGTATCGCTCGCGTTTCGGTCGAACCCGTCTTCGCCGGTAACTTCCTGGACGATTCGGACACGGGCTTTGCCTGGCAGGCTATTGCGGGCGTTCGCGCTCCGCTGAGCGACAACATCGATGTTGGCCTGAAGTATCGCTTCTTCAACGCCGACAATATCGACCTGGTCGACCAAGTCGGTCGCGACGTTTCGACGCGCTTCCGTTCGCACTCGATCCTGGGTACGCTGACGTTCAACTTCGGTGGTGCTCCGGCGCCGGAACCGGTGGCTCCGCCGCCGCCCCCGCCCCCGCCGCCGCCTCCCCCGCCGCCTCCGCCGCCGCCGCCGGTCGTGGAATGCGCACCCGGACCGTATATCGTGTACTTCGACTGGGATCAGTCGAACATCACGCCGGAAGCGGCTTCGACGCTCGACAACGCGATCAGCGCCTATAACCGTGGTTGCACGGGTACGCAGGTCATGCTCGCCGGTCACGCTGACCGTTCGGGTTCGGCCAAGTACAACGTCGGCCTGTCGGAACGTCGTAACACTGCGGTTCGCAGCTATCTTACCGCTCGCGGTATCTCGGATGGCTCGATCAGCGCGCAGGGCTTTGGCGAAAGCCGCCCGGCCGTTGCAACCGCCGATGGCGTCCGCAACGACCAGAACCGTCGCGTGGAAATCACTTACGGCCCGAACTCGGGCATGTAA
- a CDS encoding DUF1993 domain-containing protein, with the protein MLYDLTVPAYQNGLRALSGELSRALAWGADNGVGELQFAVARLAPDMFPLASQIRFTCTQALQPLARLGVGDVPEFAEDAVDFAGMQDQIADALVFLDTVDPAALGGDWGRPVSFTLPNGMTFDMTALDYLRDWAQPQFYFHRVAAYAVLRHMGVPLGKADYVSYMMRHLRPGTAPTA; encoded by the coding sequence ATGCTCTATGACCTGACCGTGCCGGCCTATCAGAATGGCCTGAGGGCCTTGTCGGGCGAACTGTCGCGCGCGCTTGCATGGGGTGCGGACAATGGCGTCGGGGAATTGCAGTTTGCGGTCGCCCGCCTCGCGCCCGATATGTTTCCCCTCGCCTCGCAGATCCGCTTCACCTGCACGCAAGCACTTCAGCCGCTGGCCCGGCTCGGCGTCGGCGATGTCCCGGAGTTCGCCGAAGACGCGGTCGATTTTGCCGGTATGCAGGACCAGATTGCCGACGCGCTGGTGTTTCTCGACACCGTCGATCCCGCCGCGCTCGGCGGCGATTGGGGCCGGCCGGTCAGCTTCACACTGCCCAACGGCATGACCTTCGATATGACGGCGCTCGACTATCTGCGCGACTGGGCGCAGCCGCAATTCTATTTCCACCGGGTCGCTGCCTACGCCGTGCTGCGCCATATGGGCGTCCCGCTCGGCAAGGCCGATTATGTCAGCTATATGATGCGCCATCTCCGGCCCGGAACCGCGCCCACCGCGTGA
- a CDS encoding DUF885 domain-containing protein — MRLAVALMLLPVLPFAPMTAPAFAQAAPQAGAQDQALLQFLDQAFDERLALSPESQTQLGLKTNYAKLDDYTDAATVRDQELAERQLKDMHARFKPDQLGESARVSYRLFEYEVERGRESLRFRNLRFPVSTNGSPAGAIPVLLINNHKVDNVADAEAYIARLRDTDRVMREVAATMREQAAAGIIPNKVNFAPARADALKVITGAPFDGGADSTLLADFRKKVEALDAPAATKAKLIADASSALTGPFKHGYTTLIAAIDEIEPQSKGNFGAWNLPDGAAYYADRLKSSTTTSLTADQIHALGLAQVAAIREEMEAIKREVGFTGTLEQFFDHIRTDPQFKYPNTEAGRETYLADARAVIASVMTAAPRYFRVLPKAPLEVRAVEKWREGTASTAFYNPPSADGTRPGIYYVNLVDMNQTQKVQVAGIAAHEGAPGHHFQIARQQELTGIPKFRKFGGYGAYMEGWGLYSERLANEMGVYKTPYDRFGMLSLQVWRAIRLVLDTGIHSKRWTREQAIAYFKANSSVSDTDIAREVDRYFNWPGQATSYMVGQLKIAELRKRAESELGPRFDIRDFHEAVLSEGALPLDILEEQVTRYIAAKKK; from the coding sequence ATGCGCCTTGCCGTTGCCCTTATGCTGCTCCCCGTCCTGCCCTTCGCGCCGATGACTGCCCCCGCCTTCGCACAGGCGGCGCCGCAAGCCGGGGCGCAGGATCAGGCTCTGCTCCAGTTCCTCGATCAGGCGTTTGACGAGAGGCTCGCCCTCAGCCCCGAATCGCAAACGCAGCTCGGCCTCAAGACCAACTACGCCAAGCTCGACGATTACACCGACGCTGCGACGGTCCGCGATCAGGAACTCGCCGAACGCCAGCTCAAGGACATGCATGCGCGCTTCAAGCCCGACCAGCTCGGCGAGAGCGCGCGCGTCAGCTACCGTCTGTTCGAATATGAAGTCGAACGCGGCCGCGAATCGCTCCGCTTCCGCAACCTCCGCTTCCCCGTCTCGACCAACGGCAGCCCCGCCGGCGCGATCCCGGTGCTGCTCATCAACAACCACAAGGTCGACAACGTCGCCGATGCAGAGGCCTATATCGCCCGCCTGCGCGATACCGACCGCGTGATGCGCGAAGTCGCGGCGACGATGCGCGAACAGGCCGCGGCGGGGATCATCCCCAACAAGGTCAATTTCGCTCCCGCGCGCGCCGACGCGCTGAAAGTCATTACGGGTGCGCCCTTCGACGGCGGCGCCGATTCGACGCTGCTGGCCGACTTCCGCAAGAAGGTTGAGGCGCTCGATGCCCCGGCCGCGACGAAGGCAAAGCTGATCGCCGACGCGAGTTCCGCGCTGACCGGGCCGTTCAAGCATGGCTACACCACGCTGATCGCGGCGATCGACGAAATCGAGCCCCAGTCGAAGGGCAATTTCGGCGCGTGGAACCTGCCCGACGGCGCCGCCTATTACGCCGACCGGCTGAAAAGCTCGACCACCACCAGCCTCACCGCGGACCAGATCCACGCCCTCGGCCTCGCGCAGGTCGCGGCAATCCGCGAGGAGATGGAGGCGATCAAGCGCGAGGTCGGGTTCACCGGAACGCTCGAACAATTCTTTGACCACATCCGCACGGACCCGCAGTTCAAATATCCAAACACCGAGGCGGGCCGCGAAACCTATCTCGCCGACGCGCGCGCGGTGATCGCATCGGTGATGACTGCCGCGCCGCGCTATTTCCGGGTACTGCCCAAGGCGCCGCTCGAAGTGCGCGCGGTCGAAAAATGGCGCGAAGGGACGGCATCGACCGCTTTCTACAATCCGCCCTCGGCCGACGGCACGCGCCCCGGCATCTATTACGTCAACCTCGTCGACATGAACCAGACGCAGAAGGTGCAAGTCGCGGGCATCGCCGCGCACGAAGGCGCGCCGGGCCACCATTTCCAGATCGCGCGCCAGCAGGAACTGACGGGCATTCCCAAGTTCCGCAAATTCGGCGGCTATGGCGCCTATATGGAGGGCTGGGGCCTTTATTCGGAACGGCTGGCGAACGAAATGGGCGTCTACAAGACCCCCTATGACCGTTTCGGCATGCTCTCGCTCCAGGTGTGGCGCGCGATCCGCCTCGTGCTCGACACCGGCATCCATTCGAAGCGCTGGACGCGCGAACAGGCAATCGCCTATTTCAAGGCGAACAGCTCGGTGTCGGACACCGACATCGCGCGCGAGGTCGACCGCTATTTCAATTGGCCGGGGCAGGCGACCAGCTACATGGTCGGCCAGCTCAAGATCGCCGAGCTGCGCAAACGGGCCGAAAGCGAACTCGGCCCCCGCTTCGACATTCGCGATTTCCACGAAGCGGTGCTGAGCGAAGGTGCACTGCCGCTCGACATCCTCGAGGAGCAGGTGACGCGCTATATCGCGGCGAAGAAGAAGTGA
- a CDS encoding DUF2793 domain-containing protein: protein MTDMPTTPRFALPLLGVAQAQKEVTHNEALTLIDALVHAAVEAGPLAAPPPGPVDGQCWIVGAAPTGAWAGQENAIAIRTGGGWRFAPPREGMRATRLTDGVRLRFDGGAWAMPGAITEPSGGSTIDSEARSVLSTLILHLAAQGLLISA from the coding sequence ATGACTGACATGCCGACCACGCCACGCTTCGCGTTACCGTTACTTGGCGTAGCGCAGGCGCAGAAAGAGGTGACGCATAACGAAGCTTTGACGCTGATCGACGCATTGGTCCATGCGGCCGTCGAAGCCGGGCCGCTTGCCGCCCCGCCCCCGGGGCCCGTCGACGGGCAATGCTGGATCGTGGGCGCGGCCCCGACGGGAGCCTGGGCGGGACAGGAAAATGCGATCGCGATCCGGACCGGGGGCGGCTGGCGATTTGCGCCGCCGCGTGAGGGGATGCGGGCGACGCGCCTGACCGACGGTGTGCGGCTTCGCTTCGACGGCGGCGCGTGGGCCATGCCGGGGGCGATCACGGAGCCTTCTGGCGGGTCGACAATCGATTCCGAAGCGCGTAGTGTTCTATCGACACTGATCCTTCACCTCGCCGCGCAGGGTCTTCTGATATCAGCCTGA
- a CDS encoding polyhydroxyalkanoate depolymerase yields the protein MLYHAFDMQKNWLAGASALATAGAQVMQHPANPLGYFSGSPMFASALEVFAHASAPRGKPGFELYETEVDGETVRVTEAIEARKPFGQLKHFKHKGTKDAPKLLIVAPMSGHYATLLRGTVERMLPGHDVWITDWRDARNVPLEAGKFDLDDYVDYLISWLEHIGPGAHVLAVCQPSVPSLAAAAIMAANKNKCRPKTLTMMGGPIDTRKAPTAVNEHAMTRPHAWFQENVIATVPAYYPGAGRRVYPGFLQLAGFMSMNLGNHMMSHWEMFKHLVDGDGEGADKTKEFYDEYRAVCDMTSEFYLQTVDVVFQRHLLPKGEMTHRGQPVDVGVIEDIAILAIEGERDDISGIGQTKAALTIAKSLPAEKKKYLMAKGVGHYGIFNGRKWRDEIAPVVEKWIRAHGG from the coding sequence ATGCTTTATCATGCCTTTGACATGCAGAAGAACTGGCTCGCGGGCGCGAGTGCGCTCGCGACGGCGGGCGCACAGGTGATGCAGCATCCGGCGAATCCGCTCGGCTATTTCAGCGGCAGTCCGATGTTCGCCTCCGCGCTCGAAGTTTTCGCGCATGCCTCGGCACCGCGCGGCAAGCCGGGGTTCGAGCTGTACGAGACCGAAGTCGACGGCGAGACGGTGCGCGTGACCGAAGCGATCGAGGCACGCAAGCCGTTCGGTCAGCTCAAGCATTTCAAGCATAAGGGCACGAAAGACGCGCCCAAGCTGCTGATCGTCGCGCCGATGTCGGGCCATTATGCGACCTTGCTGCGCGGCACGGTCGAGCGGATGCTGCCCGGCCATGATGTGTGGATCACCGACTGGCGCGACGCGCGCAACGTGCCGCTGGAAGCCGGCAAGTTCGACCTTGATGATTATGTCGATTATCTGATTTCGTGGCTCGAACATATCGGCCCGGGCGCGCATGTGCTGGCGGTGTGCCAGCCCTCGGTGCCTAGCCTCGCCGCCGCGGCGATCATGGCGGCGAACAAGAATAAGTGCCGGCCGAAGACGCTGACGATGATGGGCGGCCCGATCGATACGCGCAAGGCGCCGACGGCGGTGAACGAGCATGCGATGACGCGGCCGCACGCCTGGTTCCAGGAAAATGTCATCGCGACCGTCCCCGCCTATTATCCGGGCGCCGGGCGCCGCGTCTATCCGGGCTTCCTCCAGCTTGCCGGCTTCATGTCGATGAACCTTGGCAATCACATGATGAGCCATTGGGAGATGTTCAAACATCTGGTCGACGGCGACGGCGAGGGGGCCGACAAGACCAAGGAATTCTACGACGAATATCGCGCCGTGTGCGACATGACGTCCGAATTCTACCTGCAGACCGTTGACGTCGTGTTCCAGCGCCACCTGTTGCCAAAGGGCGAGATGACGCATCGCGGCCAGCCGGTCGACGTCGGCGTGATCGAGGATATCGCGATCCTCGCGATCGAGGGCGAGCGCGACGATATTTCGGGGATCGGTCAGACCAAGGCCGCGCTGACAATCGCCAAGTCGCTGCCCGCCGAGAAGAAGAAATATCTGATGGCCAAGGGCGTCGGCCACTACGGCATTTTCAACGGCCGCAAATGGCGCGACGAGATCGCGCCGGTGGTGGAGAAGTGGATCCGCGCGCACGGCGGCTGA
- a CDS encoding ABC transporter transmembrane domain-containing protein — protein sequence MATTSDKSDTPRRKLGSLRMIWHYASRYPLQLLIAAVALGIAALATLAIPYQFKEMIDSGFVAGGGDVAPHFRFFYVIVLLLAIATALRFYFVSWLGERTVADIRQAVQRNLLRLAPGFFEENRPSEIASRMTSDTSIIEQTVGTTVSVALRNTVMGIGGIAYLFTLSPKLTGGILLGIPVIIMPIVLLGRKLQNVSRSSQDRVADIGATTAEQLGAMKIVQAFGQEAREADRFTTAVEANFATAKRRIRLRAMMTAIVIGLLFGAITTLLWYGAAGVAAGTITGGTIAAFVLTGGLVAGAFGALTEVYGDLLRAAGAAERLSELLNAEASIAPPAKPRPFPEPPVGTLEFANVEFHYPTRPDAPALHNFSLAINPRETVAIVGPSGAGKSTLFQLAERFYDPQGGRILLDGVPLTEADPADIRARIAMVPQETVIFAASARDNLRYGNWAASDEDLWDAARAANAEEFLRKLPDGLDTFMGEGGARLSGGQRQRVAIARALLRRAPLLLLDEATSALDAESEKLVQDALETLMHDRTTIVIAHRLATVRAADRIIVMDDGRIVEEGKHDALVAADGLYARLARLQFQDNLAAA from the coding sequence ATGGCGACCACATCCGACAAATCCGATACGCCCCGCCGCAAGCTCGGCAGCCTGCGCATGATCTGGCACTATGCCAGTCGCTATCCGCTGCAATTGCTGATCGCCGCGGTCGCGCTCGGCATCGCCGCGCTTGCGACGCTCGCCATCCCCTATCAATTCAAGGAAATGATCGACAGCGGCTTCGTCGCCGGCGGCGGCGACGTCGCTCCGCATTTCCGCTTCTTCTATGTCATCGTACTGCTGCTCGCGATCGCCACCGCGCTGCGCTTTTATTTCGTGAGCTGGCTCGGCGAGCGCACCGTCGCCGACATCCGCCAGGCGGTCCAGCGCAACCTGCTGCGCCTCGCACCCGGCTTTTTCGAGGAAAATCGCCCATCGGAAATCGCGTCGCGCATGACGTCGGACACCTCGATCATCGAACAGACCGTCGGCACCACCGTCTCGGTCGCGCTCCGCAACACCGTGATGGGGATCGGCGGCATCGCCTATCTCTTCACTTTGTCGCCCAAACTCACCGGCGGGATCCTGCTCGGTATCCCGGTGATCATCATGCCGATCGTCCTGCTCGGCCGAAAGCTCCAGAATGTCTCGCGGTCGAGCCAGGATCGCGTCGCCGACATCGGCGCCACCACCGCCGAACAACTCGGCGCGATGAAGATCGTTCAGGCCTTCGGACAGGAAGCGCGTGAGGCCGACCGTTTCACGACCGCCGTCGAGGCCAATTTCGCGACCGCCAAGCGCCGCATCCGCCTGCGTGCGATGATGACGGCAATCGTCATCGGCCTGCTTTTCGGCGCGATCACGACTTTGCTCTGGTATGGCGCGGCGGGCGTTGCCGCGGGCACGATCACCGGTGGCACGATCGCCGCCTTCGTGCTCACCGGCGGGCTCGTCGCGGGCGCGTTCGGCGCGCTCACCGAAGTCTATGGCGACCTCCTCCGCGCCGCGGGCGCCGCTGAGCGCCTCAGCGAGTTGCTCAACGCCGAAGCGAGCATCGCGCCGCCCGCAAAGCCGCGCCCCTTCCCCGAACCGCCCGTCGGCACGCTCGAATTCGCGAACGTCGAATTCCATTATCCTACCCGCCCCGACGCCCCGGCACTCCATAATTTCTCGCTTGCGATCAACCCGCGCGAAACGGTCGCGATCGTCGGCCCCTCGGGCGCGGGCAAATCGACGCTCTTCCAGCTCGCCGAGCGTTTCTACGACCCACAGGGCGGCCGGATATTGCTCGACGGCGTCCCGCTCACCGAAGCCGACCCCGCCGACATCCGCGCGCGTATCGCGATGGTGCCGCAGGAAACGGTGATTTTCGCCGCCTCGGCGCGCGACAACCTCCGCTACGGTAATTGGGCGGCGAGCGACGAGGATCTGTGGGACGCCGCGCGTGCAGCCAATGCCGAGGAGTTCCTCCGCAAGCTGCCGGACGGTCTCGACACCTTCATGGGCGAAGGCGGGGCGCGCCTTTCGGGCGGCCAGCGTCAGCGCGTCGCGATCGCGCGCGCGCTGCTCCGCCGCGCCCCGCTCCTGCTGCTCGACGAAGCGACCTCGGCGCTCGATGCCGAGTCTGAAAAGCTCGTCCAGGACGCGCTCGAAACGCTGATGCACGACCGCACCACGATCGTCATCGCGCACCGCCTTGCGACCGTGCGCGCCGCCGACCGCATCATCGTGATGGACGACGGCCGTATCGTCGAAGAGGGCAAGCACGACGCCCTCGTCGCCGCCGACGGTCTTTATGCGCGCCTCGCGCGACTCCAGTTCCAGGACAATCTCGCCGCCGCCTGA
- a CDS encoding ExbD/TolR family protein, with translation MRRRRSMFHRSIFRADPNGDPDINTTPLIDVMLVMLVMFIITIPPPTHSVDVTLPGTPPDATVLDENRVTIDTFDVIRWNNKAVDLTQLGMLVKQAAERPDPAAILLEPDARARYLRVDEVIGAIRRNGGSSLGFPGIQTYAGLI, from the coding sequence ATGCGCAGACGCCGCAGCATGTTCCATCGCAGCATTTTTCGTGCCGATCCCAATGGCGATCCCGACATCAACACGACGCCGCTGATCGACGTGATGCTGGTGATGCTGGTGATGTTTATCATCACGATCCCGCCGCCGACGCACAGTGTCGACGTCACGCTGCCTGGCACGCCTCCGGACGCGACGGTGCTCGACGAAAATCGCGTGACGATCGATACCTTCGACGTGATTCGCTGGAACAACAAGGCGGTTGACCTGACCCAGCTGGGCATGCTCGTCAAACAGGCGGCCGAGCGGCCCGACCCTGCGGCGATCCTGCTCGAACCCGACGCGCGGGCGCGATATTTGCGTGTCGATGAAGTGATCGGCGCGATCCGGCGCAACGGGGGGTCGAGCCTCGGCTTTCCCGGAATCCAGACCTATGCGGGACTGATCTGA